From Lysinibacillus sp. SGAir0095, the proteins below share one genomic window:
- a CDS encoding GntP family permease, whose protein sequence is MLFLIILIGVLFVVFATAKLKLHPFLALILSAFFVGIASGMPLLDVVTNINTGFGSLMTSIGIVIVAGTMIGVILERSGAAYRMAEVVLRIVGPKRPQLAMSIIGYIVSIPVFCDSGFIILSSLQKSLAKRAKVTIASMGVALATGLYATHVLVPPTPGPIAAAGNIGASNYLGTVILVGLIVAIPATFVGYLWASKVATKIRVPMDDEEAMNYEEVIKSFGEMPSTFKAFFPIVLPIVLIGIGSIAALVGDPESTVNMILRFLGSPIVALLLGVFAAFPLLPKLNEETLTGWIGDSLKDAAPILLITAAGGSFGTIIKETGVGDMLQQMDLGSLATGSLFLLVPFIIAAALKTAQGSSTTALVITSTLVAPMLVTAGIEGALPLALVVMAIGAGAMTVSHVNDSFFWVVTQYSGMEVTQAYKAQTMATLLQGITTIAFTIILWLIFV, encoded by the coding sequence ATGTTATTTTTAATTATTTTAATAGGGGTCTTATTCGTTGTATTTGCAACGGCAAAGTTAAAGTTACATCCGTTTTTAGCATTAATACTAAGTGCGTTCTTTGTAGGGATTGCTTCGGGAATGCCATTACTAGATGTGGTAACGAATATTAATACCGGCTTTGGTAGTTTAATGACAAGCATTGGGATTGTCATTGTTGCCGGGACAATGATCGGTGTTATCCTAGAGCGTTCGGGTGCAGCTTATCGTATGGCGGAAGTAGTACTTCGTATTGTGGGGCCAAAACGACCTCAATTAGCTATGTCGATTATCGGGTATATTGTATCGATTCCAGTTTTCTGTGATTCTGGATTTATCATTCTATCAAGCTTACAGAAATCATTAGCTAAACGTGCAAAAGTAACAATTGCCTCTATGGGTGTTGCTTTAGCAACCGGTTTATATGCAACACATGTACTGGTTCCACCAACACCAGGGCCAATTGCGGCTGCAGGGAATATCGGAGCGTCCAATTATTTAGGAACAGTGATTCTGGTTGGGTTAATTGTTGCGATTCCAGCGACATTTGTCGGGTATCTTTGGGCTTCAAAAGTAGCGACAAAAATAAGAGTGCCAATGGATGATGAAGAAGCAATGAATTACGAAGAAGTCATTAAATCCTTTGGTGAAATGCCATCAACATTTAAAGCATTTTTCCCGATTGTACTACCGATTGTGTTAATCGGTATTGGGTCGATTGCTGCATTAGTAGGTGATCCTGAATCTACGGTAAATATGATTTTACGCTTCCTAGGAAGCCCAATTGTTGCCTTACTATTAGGGGTATTTGCGGCATTCCCATTACTGCCAAAGTTGAACGAAGAAACATTAACGGGCTGGATTGGAGATAGCTTAAAAGATGCAGCGCCTATTCTATTAATTACTGCAGCGGGTGGTTCATTCGGTACAATTATTAAAGAAACTGGTGTCGGTGATATGTTACAGCAAATGGATCTTGGTTCATTAGCGACAGGTTCTTTATTCTTACTCGTTCCATTTATTATTGCAGCGGCATTAAAAACGGCTCAAGGCTCATCAACAACAGCTTTAGTTATTACATCTACACTTGTAGCACCAATGTTAGTAACAGCTGGCATTGAAGGTGCACTACCATTGGCGTTAGTGGTTATGGCCATTGGAGCTGGGGCAATGACAGTGTCTCACGTAAACGACAGCTTCTTCTGGGTAGTGACACAATATAGTGGAATGGAAGTAACACAAGCCTATAAAGCTCAAACAATGGCTACACTTTTACAAGGAATTACAACAATTGCATTTACAATTATTTTGTGGTTAATATTTGTATAA